In the Victivallis sp. Marseille-Q1083 genome, one interval contains:
- a CDS encoding MotA/TolQ/ExbB proton channel family protein: MQYLNEILNWISMSLMLPVVVLLLAGVVIGLFSLGAFCSRLWEQVKEQKKQQAVMRRLEEEGPGALESLGSGTFVRRIRELAALNWDAIHCEKRIADFNRVCARELEQAKFMMKIGPMLGLMGTLIPMGPALAGLASGDIASMAYNMQIAFATTVVGIVIAGIGLLIYSVKRHWYAAEIADLQYILDLKLREAVSHEPAQSLQLVG, encoded by the coding sequence ATGCAGTATTTGAATGAAATTTTGAATTGGATTTCGATGAGTCTGATGTTGCCGGTGGTGGTGCTGCTGTTGGCCGGCGTGGTCATCGGCTTATTTTCGCTGGGCGCTTTCTGCTCCCGGCTTTGGGAACAGGTCAAGGAGCAGAAAAAGCAGCAGGCGGTGATGCGGCGGCTGGAGGAGGAAGGGCCCGGCGCGCTGGAATCGCTCGGCAGCGGCACATTTGTCCGCCGGATCCGGGAACTGGCGGCGTTGAACTGGGACGCCATTCACTGCGAGAAGCGGATTGCCGATTTCAACCGGGTCTGCGCCCGGGAATTGGAACAGGCTAAATTCATGATGAAAATCGGGCCGATGCTGGGCTTGATGGGGACGTTGATTCCGATGGGGCCGGCGCTGGCCGGTCTGGCTTCCGGCGACATTGCGTCGATGGCCTATAACATGCAGATCGCTTTCGCGACGACGGTGGTCGGGATCGTCATCGCCGGGATCGGTTTGTTGATCTATTCGGTGAAACGGCACTGGTACGCGGCGGAAATCGCCGACTTGCAATATATTCTGGATTTGAAACTCAGGGAGGCGGTTTCTCATGAACCGGCGCAATCGTTACAACTGGTTGGATGA
- a CDS encoding DUF2149 domain-containing protein: MNRRNRYNWLDDGEDVDPISSLANLFDVAMVFAVALMVAFVLRTQLTEFLTDKDVTYVKNAGKPDMEIIVKKDNKITRYQSEASRGNGKGRKVGVAYELENGEIIYVPEN, encoded by the coding sequence ATGAACCGGCGCAATCGTTACAACTGGTTGGATGACGGCGAAGACGTCGACCCGATTTCCTCGCTGGCCAATCTGTTCGACGTGGCGATGGTTTTCGCCGTCGCGCTGATGGTGGCTTTTGTACTGCGGACGCAGTTGACCGAATTCCTGACCGACAAAGACGTCACTTACGTCAAGAATGCCGGCAAGCCGGATATGGAGATCATCGTCAAGAAGGACAACAAGATCACCCGTTATCAGTCGGAGGCTTCCCGGGGCAACGGCAAGGGCCGGAAGGTCGGCGTCGCCTACGAACTGGAGAACGGCGAGATCATTTACGTGCCGGAAAATTGA